A DNA window from Anastrepha obliqua isolate idAnaObli1 chromosome 5, idAnaObli1_1.0, whole genome shotgun sequence contains the following coding sequences:
- the LOC129249208 gene encoding ciliogenesis-associated TTC17-interacting protein has product MAFIQDCGLLESPKFEDITQSRPEDAWEYKPCQKKFVMRPEDEISLDSIFSALLSIIEPTEKQFQECQWDVTAKEMRNEKQALLFEEKLYISQVKTGPCKLNEENKIFLESELKEVGYMNLNIEESYDGYVVFSRSQMEKGKSKNMCGHCLRGKYNDKFLLIVEKRSEFDYIDKARIEKNMEARNKGDTLMVIRETKINADSQKFKAVINIKDRMPVFIMDGGVQLVMRNLIINNFVGNFEYYTLNLFGKVLRGIITVEKERKKVRIFYRNFANVIVVKNCKYFNDVAEEKSETYFTSNGKIVLHFWPDYNYLLHTTRCPQKPKERILPKLELMWKRDNLLFSHYQKKRKLTLESATQYLQNHPEAVDFIYDYILSLLKYKPDSVFPFTIKFFHNMKSTY; this is encoded by the exons atgg cATTCATTCAAGATTGCGGTTTACTTGAATCGCCCAAATTTGAGGACATCACTCAATCTCGGCCAGAGGATGCATGGGAATACAAGCCTTGTCAGAAAAAATTCGTTATGAGGCCGGAAGACGAGATAAGCTTAGACAGCATCTTTTCCGCGTTACTCTCTATCATCGAACCCACAGAGAAGCAGTTTCAAGAATGCCAATGGGACGTGACCGCTAAGGAAATGCGAAATGAGAAACAGGCACTGCTCTTTGAAGAAAAGCTTTATATATCACAAGTTAAAACTGGACCCTGCAAACTgaatgaagaaaacaaaatttttctggaAAGTGAACTGAAAGAAGTTGGTTACATGAACCTTAACATAGAAGAAAGCTATGATGGTTATGTAGTATTTAGCCGTAGTCAAATGGAAAAAGGGAAAAGCAAGAATATGTGTGGCCACTGTTTGCGGGGCAAATATAATgacaaatttttactaatagtAGAGAAGCGTAGTGAGTTCGATTACATAGACAAAGCGAGAATA GAGAAAAATATGGAAGCCCGTAATAAAGGAGATACATTGATGGTGATTcgagaaaccaaaataaatgctgactcacaaaaatttaaagctgTAATTAATATCAAAGATCGAATGCCAGTTTTTATCATGGATGGTGGTGTACAACTAGTGATGAGGAACTTAATTATCAATAACTTTGTTGGGAACTTCGAATATTATACTTTGAACCTATTCG GAAAAGTGTTGCGTGGTATCATCACAGTAGAGAAGGAACGTAAAAAAGTTCGCATATTCTATCGGAACTTTGCTAACGTAATTGTTGTAAAGAACTGCAAATATTTCAACGATGTGGCTGAAGAGAAATCCGAAACATATTTTACTTCAAATGGCAAAATAGTATTACATTTTTGGCCTGACTATAACTACCTACTGCATACAACACGTTGCCCACAAAAGCCGAAAGAGCGAATACTACCTAAACTGGAATTAATGTGGAAGAGAGACAACTTGCTTTTTAGCCATtaccaaaagaaaagaaaactaaCATTAGAAAGTGCCacacaatatttacaaaatcatCCCGAAGCAGTGGATTTCATATACGACTATATACTCAGCCTGCTCAAGTATAAACCAGATTCAGTATTTCCTTTCACAATTAAGTTCTTCCACAATATGAAAAGTACATATTGA
- the LOC129248123 gene encoding tektin-4 — protein MEGDIYDNQALEKEEQARNLIDECKPMDAALKPPDNKELNIALAINPTADEFDNPPCYLPQPGDELPSKDALKPMGPIGPWATGKVDWSPMAGLTGTRPVVDRYSITRFSPNEWRAKNHDILQKTNDIFDKATKNQYSSKTAFMRITAMVDKTQAETTKNLTQRAQLVGKWKVTLETAIKNMADEISTMEEERIRLKKSLVILGVPESIAKECLEKRAGRPDTELVRDLPEEELINELALIAEIGQQLKKTLEDFEQQQVENRTARQRLEYDWSDKKEAYEIDTTNVSLNNFSKTIMFRPGAIRQPAEQASEQYWEHFSKETLEECEKCRQKSIKLRQTLNSILMNAARDIRNQADVVEGVLVARINCTQENLKRFENELRDCLQKLADTETRITQLHASVRSLDAAMKVAQTRMDNRSFRPNVDNCRDFAQQDLIDEVATIQSGVTALLSELDAAENIKTGLMLTRSTLEREIMLKRRTLWLDRDRCMLLRSHYPSASALSGFASM, from the exons atggaAGGTGATATCTACGATAATCAAGCTCTGGAAAAGGAGGAAcag GCACGGAATCTAATCGATGAGTGTAAGCCGATGGATGCAGCTTTGAAGCCGCCAGACAATAAGGAGCTGAACATTGCt CTGGCAATAAATCCCACAGCTGATGAATTTGACAATCCGCCATGTTATCTTCCACAACCTGGCGATGAGCTTCCCTCTAAAGATGCGCTCAAGCCGATGGGACCCATCGGTCCGTGGGCTACAGGAAAAGTGGATTGGAGCCCAATGGCTGGCCTAACAGGGACGCGGCCAGTTGTGGATCGTTACTCAATAACACGTTTTAGTCCAAATGAATGGCGAGCAAAAAACcatgatattttacaaaaaaccaACGACATCTTCGACAAAGCTACCAA AAATCAGTACAGCTCGAAAACAGCTTTCATGCGCATTACTGCAATGGTCGACAAAACGCAGGCGGAAACAACGAAAAACTTAACGCAACGGGCTCAATTGGTGGGTAAATGGAAGGTAACGCTCGAAACAGCTATCAAAAATATGGCAGACGAAATTAGTACAATGGAGGAAGAACGAATTCGTTTGAAAAAATCTCTTGTTATTTTAGGTGTTCCAGAATCCATAG CCAAAGAGTGCTTAGAAAAGCGTGCCGGCCGACCAGATACTGAATTAGTGAGAGATTTGCCTGAAGAAGAGCTCATCAACGAATTGGCGCTTATTGCGGAGATCGGCCAACAGTTGAAAAAAACGCTCGAGGATTTCGAGCAACAGCAAGTAGAAAATCGCACAGCGCGTCAACGCCTTGAGTATGATTGGAGCGACAAAAAGGAAGCCTACGAAATTGACACTACTAATGTGAGTCttaacaatttttcgaaaactatAATGTTTCGACCAGGCGCAATACGCCAGCCAGCTGa ACAAGCATCCGAGCAGTATTGGGAACATTTTAGTAAGGAAACATTAGAAGAATGTGAGAAGTGCCGGCAAAAATCTATAAAACTACGTCAGACACTCAACTCTATTTTAATGAATGCCGCACGTGATATACGCAATCAGGCTGATGTAGTAGAAGGTGTTCTTGTAGCGCGCATCAACTGTACTCAAGAAAATCTGAAACGATTCGAAAATGAATTACGTGAT TGCCTTCAAAAGCTCGCCGACACCGAGACGCGCATCACTCAACTGCATGCCTCGGTGCGTAGTCTTGATGCGGCAATGAAGGTGGCTCAGACTCGTATGGATAATCGCAGCTTCAGACCAAACGTCGATAATTGCCGTGACTTTGCACAACAGGATCTCATCGACGAGGTGGCAACAATACAAAGCGGAGTCACGGCCTTGTTATCCGAGTTGGACGCGGCAGAGAATATCAAAACTGGCCTTATGCTAACACGGAGTACTTTGGAACGTGAAATCATGTTGAAGCGGCGTACATTGTGGTTAGACCGAGACCGCTGCATGCTACTACGCTCACACTATCCATCAGCTAGTGCATTAAGTGGATTTGCTAGCATGTAA